In Microbulbifer sp. GL-2, the following are encoded in one genomic region:
- a CDS encoding efflux RND transporter permease subunit, whose product MKFLEGAIERNRSTLCLMLLIVLVGLVARGAMTIESSPEVNPPFVMVQVTHEGISPEDGVRLLVRPMEQEIRAVEGVVEVIAVARESLAYMVVEFDSAIEVDDAVDDIRNAVERARAELPRDAEEPTVEEASAQPFPTIVVTLSGEKVSERVLLDSAQLLKRKIENISDVLSADLHGNREEVVEAIIDPVRLEHYQVTSTQLINAVLGNNLLIPAGELDTKRGRFSVKVPGLIETAQDVYEIPLKNSSDGVITLGDVTDIRRTFKDAVSYTSINGRPGLAVNVEKRNDASSVNVADRVRQVVQEELDTLPQGVEVQFVFDQSSFARDMVSEMQGNILTAMLLVMIIVVAALGFRSGILVGLGVPFSLLFGSIITWYLGYSFNFMVMFGMLLALGMLIDGSIVITEFADRKMAEGLSARHAYIASVSRMFWPVVASTATTLAAFLPIMLWPGVVGEFMRYLPVTVFSVLAGSLLYALFFAPVLGSLFGKSNLTASGRDHLKQLEEGRPTLLPGITGYYARLLAFVLRCPGAAFVTTIVVLVAIFIAFGRYGAGVEFFTETEEQYGNVEIRAQGNLSMAEKKILVAQVEQAVLGVPEVRIAHSTIGSGGISGNSDRAPDQIANMLVELLPAEERERRSREVFEDIRTRTANFAGIKVTANVMEGGPPVGKDIVLELRGQNYEKLLAETWRLHRAMEDKFTGLRDIVNTAPLPGIQWEVQVDRAKAALYGADLTEVGRAVQLVTNGVRVAEYRPDDTDEEVDIRIRYPQHVRGITALDELKVNTARGTVPISSFVHTDAMPKVDKIERIDGVTRMQVKADAQEGYCPMTR is encoded by the coding sequence ATGAAGTTTTTGGAAGGGGCGATTGAGCGGAACCGCAGTACGCTTTGCCTGATGCTGCTAATTGTTCTGGTGGGGCTGGTAGCACGCGGGGCAATGACGATTGAATCCAGCCCGGAGGTTAACCCTCCCTTTGTAATGGTGCAGGTCACTCATGAGGGAATTTCTCCCGAGGATGGCGTGCGCTTACTGGTGCGGCCGATGGAGCAGGAAATCAGGGCGGTCGAGGGCGTTGTCGAAGTGATAGCGGTCGCGCGCGAATCGCTTGCTTACATGGTGGTGGAGTTCGATTCGGCTATCGAAGTGGATGATGCTGTCGATGATATTCGCAATGCTGTGGAAAGGGCCAGAGCAGAATTGCCGAGGGATGCAGAGGAGCCCACGGTTGAGGAGGCGTCAGCACAGCCATTTCCCACCATAGTGGTCACCCTTTCCGGAGAAAAGGTTAGTGAACGGGTATTACTCGACAGCGCCCAACTATTAAAGCGCAAAATCGAAAATATCAGTGACGTATTGAGCGCAGACCTACACGGAAATCGCGAAGAGGTCGTCGAGGCAATCATTGATCCGGTACGCCTTGAGCACTATCAGGTAACCAGCACCCAACTAATTAATGCGGTGCTGGGCAATAATTTGTTGATTCCCGCCGGTGAGCTGGATACCAAACGTGGCCGTTTCTCAGTAAAAGTTCCAGGACTTATTGAAACTGCACAGGATGTCTATGAGATACCTTTGAAGAACTCCTCTGATGGAGTAATTACCCTGGGGGATGTCACTGATATTCGTCGCACATTCAAGGACGCTGTCAGTTATACCAGCATCAATGGTCGCCCCGGGCTCGCCGTTAATGTTGAGAAACGCAATGATGCCAGCTCGGTGAATGTGGCTGACAGGGTCAGGCAGGTAGTGCAAGAAGAGTTGGATACGCTACCCCAGGGAGTGGAAGTGCAATTTGTCTTCGACCAATCCAGCTTCGCTCGGGATATGGTCAGTGAAATGCAGGGCAATATTCTTACCGCCATGCTGCTGGTTATGATTATTGTAGTGGCTGCACTTGGTTTTCGCTCTGGCATCCTGGTGGGTTTGGGGGTGCCTTTTTCGCTGTTATTTGGTTCTATCATCACTTGGTATCTGGGTTATTCCTTCAACTTTATGGTGATGTTCGGCATGTTGCTGGCTCTCGGAATGTTGATCGATGGCTCTATTGTTATTACCGAATTTGCCGACCGAAAAATGGCTGAAGGGTTAAGTGCACGCCATGCCTATATTGCCTCGGTCAGCCGTATGTTTTGGCCGGTGGTGGCCTCCACTGCGACAACGCTCGCTGCCTTCCTGCCAATTATGCTCTGGCCGGGAGTCGTCGGAGAATTTATGCGTTATTTGCCGGTGACCGTATTTTCGGTATTGGCGGGATCGCTACTGTACGCGCTCTTTTTCGCTCCGGTGCTGGGCTCACTGTTTGGCAAGAGTAACCTGACTGCATCTGGCCGGGACCATCTGAAGCAACTGGAAGAGGGACGGCCAACTTTGCTACCCGGTATCACCGGTTATTACGCCCGCCTGTTGGCATTTGTACTGCGCTGTCCCGGCGCTGCGTTTGTAACCACGATAGTGGTTCTTGTGGCGATCTTTATAGCCTTTGGCCGTTACGGCGCTGGAGTAGAGTTTTTTACTGAGACTGAAGAGCAGTATGGCAATGTGGAGATTCGGGCCCAAGGCAACCTGTCCATGGCTGAGAAGAAAATACTTGTAGCCCAAGTGGAGCAGGCTGTGCTGGGAGTACCGGAGGTACGTATTGCCCACAGTACTATTGGCTCCGGCGGAATATCGGGTAATTCTGACCGGGCGCCGGACCAAATCGCCAATATGCTGGTGGAGCTGTTACCGGCGGAAGAACGCGAACGTCGCAGCCGGGAAGTCTTCGAGGATATACGCACGCGCACAGCCAACTTTGCCGGAATTAAGGTTACCGCCAATGTTATGGAGGGCGGCCCCCCAGTGGGCAAGGATATTGTATTGGAATTACGCGGCCAGAATTATGAAAAACTGCTGGCGGAAACCTGGAGATTACACCGGGCCATGGAGGACAAATTTACGGGCCTGAGGGATATTGTGAATACGGCCCCACTTCCGGGTATCCAGTGGGAGGTACAGGTGGATCGGGCCAAGGCGGCCTTATATGGGGCGGATCTTACTGAAGTGGGTCGAGCGGTTCAGCTTGTGACAAATGGTGTACGTGTAGCCGAGTATCGACCCGATGATACTGACGAGGAAGTGGATATTCGTATCCGATACCCACAGCATGTCCGCGGAATTACAGCACTGGATGAACTGAAAGTTAATACGGCCCGAGGCACCGTACCGATCAGTAGCTTTGTGCACACTGACGCTATGCCCAAAGTTGATAAAATAGAAAGGATCGATGGAGTCACCCGAATGCAGGTCAAGGCAGATG
- a CDS encoding efflux RND transporter periplasmic adaptor subunit: MSLLASIWSNRNYRMAMFVTLLAIAWLFSGVIRSDDPVDQGEVSQASVAKPEVAMRVQAQLIEAQSYATQAQVNGHTEANRSVRLRAELDGVIIGLPVAEGSSVQRGEVICEIEAEDRLEKLALAKAAQRKAELDYAGALRLKKKGLQSDTAMAAQQVALAQAQADYTQAKVMVDNLKIRAPFDGVVNSRAVELGDFIRRGEECATLLDLDPLLVVGEVSENQVGSLIPGGPASAQLQRGIPLQGKVRYISQQAQEITRAYRVEVAVNNPGNALRGGLSGRLALPTGEILAHHINSSLLTLDDRGELGVRILNENNRVDFVNVTLVGDGGGGVWVSGLPDQVTLITVGQEYVSVGDIVRAEMITPERIFENLAQPVDGSSEPILMPTSEQRPIVEGEQQ; this comes from the coding sequence ATGAGTTTATTGGCATCCATTTGGTCCAACCGCAATTACCGTATGGCAATGTTTGTCACTCTGTTGGCCATCGCCTGGCTTTTTAGTGGTGTTATACGTTCGGATGATCCGGTAGATCAGGGAGAGGTGAGCCAAGCATCAGTGGCCAAGCCCGAAGTAGCCATGCGTGTTCAAGCCCAGCTTATTGAGGCTCAGTCCTACGCCACACAGGCCCAGGTCAATGGGCATACAGAGGCTAACCGCAGTGTGCGTCTACGAGCAGAACTGGATGGGGTTATTATCGGTTTACCGGTGGCCGAGGGAAGTTCCGTGCAGCGTGGAGAGGTGATCTGTGAAATTGAAGCAGAGGATCGCCTGGAGAAGCTGGCTCTTGCCAAGGCGGCCCAACGCAAGGCCGAGCTGGATTACGCGGGTGCCCTGCGCCTGAAAAAGAAAGGTTTGCAGTCGGATACTGCCATGGCTGCGCAACAGGTGGCCCTGGCCCAAGCGCAAGCGGATTACACCCAGGCCAAGGTCATGGTGGATAACCTTAAAATCCGCGCGCCATTCGACGGTGTGGTCAATAGCCGGGCCGTGGAGCTGGGGGATTTTATTCGCCGCGGCGAGGAGTGTGCGACCCTGTTGGATCTGGATCCGCTTTTAGTGGTCGGCGAAGTCTCGGAAAACCAGGTTGGCAGTTTGATTCCCGGCGGCCCGGCCAGTGCGCAGTTGCAGCGCGGAATTCCGCTGCAGGGTAAGGTCCGTTATATCAGCCAGCAGGCCCAGGAGATTACACGAGCTTACCGGGTAGAAGTGGCGGTGAACAATCCGGGCAATGCACTGCGTGGTGGTTTGAGTGGTCGCTTGGCTCTGCCCACCGGCGAAATCCTGGCACATCATATTAATTCCTCCCTGTTGACCCTTGATGACCGAGGTGAGCTGGGAGTGCGTATCCTCAATGAGAATAACCGAGTCGACTTTGTCAATGTCACCTTGGTGGGTGATGGAGGGGGTGGTGTCTGGGTTAGCGGCCTGCCGGACCAGGTAACATTAATTACGGTCGGACAGGAATATGTCAGTGTTGGTGACATTGTTCGGGCGGAAATGATTACGCCCGAGCGGATATTCGAAAACCTCGCTCAACCTGTCGATGGAAGCTCTGAACCCATTTTAATGCCGACCTCGGAGCAGCGCCCGATAGTGGAAGGTGAGCAGCAATGA
- a CDS encoding cyclic nucleotide-binding domain-containing protein — MEIKPLIEYPRDAVDRLLNVIHLFRDIRAVSEWQYDVLLKRSRLVSLEPGEQLLRTGDVDQWVYFLLRGELQVQVESAGKGTDTSPERTLAVIRPGELFGDLSMLLAEPRSASVFAARHSRETQVLGLDCTLFGDLEDLSLLQLPAKLIFYRNMVHSLRWKLEVYRSKYPGHQLADSHRKLKLYTGPKNCREELVALAGQARSLARILLDWNAEFGSGELVDDESDMLGFLESMLS; from the coding sequence ATGGAAATTAAACCTCTTATTGAATACCCTCGGGATGCCGTGGACCGGCTGCTTAACGTCATTCATCTGTTTCGTGATATTCGTGCGGTCAGTGAATGGCAATACGATGTACTACTGAAGAGATCCAGGTTGGTAAGTCTGGAGCCCGGAGAGCAGTTACTGCGTACCGGCGACGTAGATCAGTGGGTCTATTTCCTACTGCGCGGTGAATTGCAGGTACAGGTTGAGAGCGCTGGTAAAGGTACAGATACTTCTCCAGAGCGCACTTTGGCGGTCATTCGGCCGGGAGAATTATTTGGTGACCTGTCGATGTTGTTGGCGGAGCCACGCAGTGCCAGCGTATTCGCTGCACGCCATAGCCGAGAGACTCAGGTATTAGGTCTGGATTGCACTTTGTTTGGTGACTTGGAAGACCTATCTCTGTTGCAGCTGCCTGCCAAGCTGATTTTTTACCGCAATATGGTTCACTCACTGCGCTGGAAACTGGAAGTCTATCGCTCCAAGTATCCCGGCCACCAGCTGGCTGACAGCCACCGCAAGCTCAAGCTGTATACGGGCCCCAAGAACTGCCGCGAAGAGCTGGTTGCCCTTGCTGGGCAAGCTCGCTCACTGGCGCGTATTCTGCTCGATTGGAATGCTGAGTTTGGTTCTGGAGAACTGGTGGATGATGAATCCGATATGCTGGGATTCCTGGAATCCATGCTCTCCTGA
- a CDS encoding chalcone isomerase family protein: MKSIKIVFSLLVFILAVSAQAAPLLNGLALEKQFNKELYIAAIYSENLSSNSAGLLNSELPRRLEVRILADSLPARRFRNQWMEGIAINNRGDTLSSQAENMVTFANLFKGRLLRGDQLAIDFAADTGITTVFLNGITLGELNDPDFFNTLMRAWVGPVPPSTDFRDGLLAAGDISSGLLTSFEALEPSSERIADLQLKLISQEEILAAAEEPEKEDALLKPTLAAADLAPLQ, translated from the coding sequence ATGAAATCGATAAAAATTGTCTTCTCACTTTTGGTGTTCATACTTGCTGTATCTGCGCAAGCTGCACCACTCCTGAACGGTCTTGCGCTCGAAAAACAATTCAATAAAGAGCTCTACATTGCCGCCATCTACTCGGAAAACCTCAGTAGTAACTCCGCGGGTCTTCTTAATAGCGAACTGCCACGCAGACTCGAAGTCCGCATACTCGCCGACAGCCTTCCCGCGCGGCGATTCCGCAACCAGTGGATGGAGGGCATCGCCATCAACAACCGGGGCGATACCCTGAGCAGCCAGGCGGAAAATATGGTGACCTTTGCCAACCTGTTCAAGGGGCGCCTTTTACGCGGTGACCAGCTGGCTATCGATTTTGCCGCTGATACTGGAATCACAACAGTGTTCTTAAACGGTATCACCCTCGGTGAGCTCAACGATCCCGACTTCTTTAACACGTTAATGCGCGCCTGGGTTGGCCCGGTACCACCTTCCACGGACTTCCGTGATGGTCTGCTCGCTGCAGGCGATATTTCCAGTGGCCTGCTCACCAGCTTTGAAGCACTTGAGCCCAGTAGCGAGCGCATTGCCGATTTGCAGCTCAAACTGATCAGCCAGGAAGAAATCCTCGCGGCTGCCGAGGAACCAGAAAAGGAGGACGCATTGCTCAAGCCTACACTGGCTGCGGCCGACCTCGCCCCCCTACAATGA
- a CDS encoding energy transducer TonB, whose amino-acid sequence MTLTPAAVETVEVIELAEEAAGAVAQTEATDPLLQSEGAPLQLTGSENTETTQLAAINSTSETAANVEEMLEEEEEAPLTAGMILARQIFHSSLLRHTFSHIRYPKRAQERGQEGSVRLHVVINSSGHIQEIQTVQDSRYSTLNREARAAVERAAPYPPVPPQLGSESFSFSLPITFNLPD is encoded by the coding sequence ATGACTTTGACACCCGCCGCGGTTGAAACAGTAGAGGTCATTGAGCTGGCGGAAGAAGCAGCCGGGGCAGTCGCCCAGACGGAAGCAACCGACCCACTGCTGCAGTCAGAGGGGGCGCCACTTCAGCTTACAGGCAGCGAGAATACTGAGACGACCCAATTGGCCGCTATCAACTCCACAAGCGAAACCGCAGCCAATGTCGAGGAAATGCTGGAAGAGGAAGAAGAGGCCCCACTCACCGCAGGTATGATCCTCGCACGTCAGATATTCCACTCCTCCCTCTTACGCCATACTTTCAGCCACATTCGCTATCCCAAGCGTGCCCAGGAACGAGGCCAGGAGGGCAGTGTGCGTCTGCATGTGGTGATTAACTCTTCTGGCCATATTCAGGAGATACAGACAGTGCAAGACTCCCGCTACAGCACCCTCAACCGCGAAGCCCGTGCTGCAGTCGAGCGGGCAGCGCCCTACCCTCCTGTTCCACCCCAGCTGGGTAGCGAAAGCTTCAGCTTCTCCCTACCAATTACCTTTAATTTGCCAGACTAA
- a CDS encoding M13 family metallopeptidase yields the protein MKKLLLPIAIAGILTGSQLSLTVQAHDHSSTGHHKTTGQQEQLSSGIDLNAINTSVRPQDDFFTYVNGTWLENTEIPADKSRWGGFSILRDQSTEQVKALIMEAGSSANSAGAKQIGDLYNSFMNEKLIEKKGLSAISEELAKVDAIKSRKDLTDFFAYADIAGYNVPFGGTIYQDLKQVENYITFLWQAGLGLPDRDYYFEDTEKSQKLRKAYKEYLVQIQEQAGLNNAKAFSGKIFKLEESLAEHQRSRLDNRDPEKYYNKKSVAELKKLMPAVDWDSYLSMAKLAKADSFIVGQPEYLEAANQIIADTDIATWKRYLKVKVLSSMAPYMHEELAQAHFDFYSTTIHGVEQMEPRWKRGVQFVNGAVGELVGKRYVEKHFPPEAKERMIVLVDNLKAAYRESIQSLEWMGEDTRKQALFKLENFTTKIGYPDKWRDYSALQVDSNNLVGNVLAANLFEASYERDKLGKPIDRSEWGMSPQTVNAYYNPAMNEIVFPAAILQPPFFNVNADDAVNYGGIGGVIGHEIGHGFDDKGSKFDGKGYLNNWWTDSDRSNFENLTSKLVSQYNAFEPLEGEHINGELTLGENIGDLSGLGIAYKAYKMSLNGEEAPVIDGFTGDQRVFMGWAQVWRSKMRDKALSGRMKTDTHSPAEYRVQGVLPNIEAFYEAFDVKEGDGMYLPEEERVKIW from the coding sequence ATGAAAAAACTATTATTACCTATCGCTATCGCAGGCATCCTTACCGGCAGCCAACTGTCCCTGACAGTCCAGGCCCACGATCACAGCAGCACAGGCCACCACAAAACTACCGGCCAGCAGGAGCAACTCTCTTCCGGCATCGACCTCAATGCGATAAATACCAGTGTGCGCCCGCAGGACGACTTCTTCACCTACGTAAATGGCACCTGGCTGGAAAATACTGAAATCCCAGCAGACAAATCCCGCTGGGGCGGTTTCTCAATCCTGCGAGACCAAAGCACTGAGCAGGTTAAAGCGCTGATTATGGAAGCAGGTAGCAGCGCCAACAGTGCCGGCGCCAAGCAGATTGGTGACCTCTACAACAGCTTCATGAACGAAAAGCTGATCGAGAAGAAAGGCTTGTCCGCAATCTCTGAGGAACTCGCCAAAGTCGACGCCATCAAGTCTCGTAAAGACCTCACCGACTTCTTCGCCTATGCCGATATCGCCGGCTACAACGTGCCATTCGGCGGCACTATCTACCAGGACCTGAAACAGGTTGAAAACTATATCACCTTCCTATGGCAGGCGGGCCTGGGGCTGCCGGATCGCGACTATTATTTCGAGGACACCGAAAAGAGCCAGAAGCTTCGCAAAGCTTATAAAGAGTATTTGGTACAGATTCAGGAACAGGCCGGACTCAACAACGCCAAAGCCTTTTCCGGCAAGATCTTCAAGCTTGAGGAAAGCCTTGCTGAACATCAACGCAGCCGCCTGGACAATCGCGATCCCGAGAAGTATTACAACAAGAAATCTGTGGCTGAGTTGAAAAAACTGATGCCGGCAGTGGACTGGGACAGCTACCTGAGCATGGCCAAATTGGCCAAGGCTGACAGCTTTATTGTCGGCCAACCCGAATATCTGGAGGCGGCCAACCAGATTATCGCCGATACCGATATCGCCACCTGGAAGCGCTACCTGAAAGTCAAAGTCCTGTCTTCCATGGCGCCCTACATGCACGAAGAGCTGGCCCAGGCCCACTTCGACTTTTACAGTACCACTATCCACGGTGTGGAGCAGATGGAACCCCGCTGGAAGCGTGGCGTACAGTTCGTCAACGGTGCGGTGGGCGAACTGGTCGGCAAGCGCTACGTGGAAAAGCACTTCCCACCGGAAGCCAAGGAACGCATGATCGTTCTGGTGGATAACCTTAAAGCCGCTTACCGGGAATCCATCCAGTCCCTGGAGTGGATGGGAGAGGATACCCGCAAGCAGGCGCTGTTCAAGCTGGAAAACTTTACTACCAAAATTGGCTACCCCGACAAGTGGCGCGACTACTCCGCTCTCCAGGTGGACTCAAATAACCTGGTAGGTAACGTGCTGGCCGCCAACTTGTTTGAAGCCAGCTACGAGCGCGACAAGCTGGGCAAACCCATCGACCGTAGTGAGTGGGGCATGAGCCCACAGACTGTTAACGCCTACTACAACCCGGCGATGAACGAGATTGTCTTCCCCGCAGCTATCCTGCAGCCGCCCTTCTTTAATGTGAACGCGGACGATGCAGTGAACTATGGCGGTATCGGTGGGGTGATTGGCCACGAAATTGGCCACGGTTTCGATGATAAGGGCAGCAAGTTTGACGGCAAAGGCTATCTAAACAACTGGTGGACCGATTCCGACCGTAGCAACTTCGAAAACCTGACCAGCAAACTGGTCTCCCAGTACAATGCTTTTGAGCCACTGGAAGGCGAACATATCAATGGTGAGCTGACCTTAGGGGAAAATATTGGTGACCTTTCCGGCCTCGGTATCGCCTATAAAGCCTACAAAATGTCCCTCAATGGTGAAGAGGCGCCGGTAATTGATGGTTTCACTGGCGATCAGCGTGTCTTTATGGGCTGGGCCCAGGTATGGCGTAGCAAAATGCGCGACAAGGCGCTGAGTGGCCGTATGAAAACAGATACTCACTCTCCTGCCGAGTACCGGGTACAAGGTGTACTGCCCAATATCGAAGCGTTCTACGAGGCCTTCGATGTGAAAGAGGGTGACGGTATGTACCTGCCTGAAGAAGAACGGGTGAAAATCTGGTAA
- a CDS encoding MFS transporter: MAHRTQFQLLSSRRFLPFFLTQFLGAFNDNVYKNALIVMIAFRLVESEANALINVAAGLFILPFFLFSASAGQLADKYDKSRLIRLIKLGEICIGALGVTALYSSNNVFCLAVLFLLGIQSAFFGPVKYAILPQHLKRSELVGGNALVEMGTFVGILTGTIVGGLLAGLTGQGENGLFYLSWIIMGAAVLGYLASRGIPVAPAPAPNLRINPNPFTQTENILLKTSKTPSIFYAIIGISWFWLMGAAYLTQIPSFTKNVLGGDESLVTLLLCTFTIGIALGSLLCERLSDGNIELGLVPLGAAGLTITGIALAAAGGNFVELQQATLEAFLSSDGAYTILACLVMIGICGGLYIVPLYAMIQDRSAPEIRAQIISVNNILNALFMVVSALLGLFFLNILEATIPQFFLVIALMNAAVAIFVFTKVPEFAMRLLIWMLSHTIYRVRHVGLEQIPADGPALIVCNHVSYVDALLLAGAVRRPIRFIMYKPIYEIPVLHFIFRTGRAIPICSKAKDPEGYEKAFQDIEQGLKDGDLLCIFPEGQLTKDGEIQPFKAGIEKILERTPVPVIPMALRGLWGSFFSHKDGHAFSTWPRRFWSKVSVVAGNPIEPPKPKLRPYTMKSWGCVESNASLFFGAGVQTSPAFMVEAIGEIAWHKWALFTLAKRQL; this comes from the coding sequence ATGGCCCATCGCACCCAATTCCAGCTGCTATCCAGCCGCCGCTTTCTACCTTTTTTCCTCACCCAGTTTCTCGGTGCCTTTAACGATAATGTCTATAAAAATGCACTGATCGTGATGATTGCTTTCCGCTTGGTGGAGAGTGAAGCCAATGCCCTGATCAATGTCGCAGCGGGCCTGTTTATTCTGCCCTTCTTTCTCTTTTCCGCCTCCGCCGGGCAGTTGGCAGACAAGTACGACAAGAGCCGTTTGATCCGATTGATCAAACTGGGGGAAATCTGTATCGGTGCTCTCGGAGTCACCGCCCTTTACAGCAGTAATAATGTCTTCTGCCTTGCGGTACTCTTCCTGCTCGGTATTCAGTCCGCTTTCTTCGGCCCGGTTAAATACGCCATCCTGCCCCAGCACCTGAAACGCTCCGAACTGGTTGGCGGCAATGCGTTGGTAGAGATGGGCACTTTTGTCGGCATCCTCACCGGAACCATCGTCGGCGGTTTATTGGCCGGACTGACCGGCCAGGGTGAGAACGGCCTGTTCTACCTGAGCTGGATAATAATGGGAGCGGCAGTCCTGGGGTACCTGGCCAGCCGTGGGATTCCTGTAGCGCCTGCGCCGGCACCAAACCTGCGTATCAATCCGAACCCCTTTACCCAGACCGAAAACATTCTGCTTAAAACCTCCAAAACTCCCTCTATTTTTTACGCGATTATCGGTATTTCCTGGTTCTGGTTAATGGGAGCGGCCTACCTGACACAAATTCCCAGTTTTACCAAGAATGTCCTTGGTGGCGATGAATCTCTGGTCACCCTTCTACTGTGCACCTTTACGATCGGTATAGCCTTGGGTTCGCTACTATGTGAGCGCCTCTCCGACGGAAATATTGAATTGGGCCTGGTTCCCCTTGGCGCCGCTGGCCTGACTATTACCGGCATCGCCCTGGCCGCAGCCGGCGGCAATTTTGTCGAGCTGCAGCAGGCAACTCTGGAGGCTTTCCTGAGCAGTGACGGCGCCTACACAATTCTCGCCTGCCTGGTAATGATCGGTATCTGCGGCGGCCTCTACATAGTGCCGCTTTACGCGATGATACAAGACCGTTCAGCGCCTGAAATCCGCGCACAAATTATTTCGGTTAACAATATCCTCAACGCGTTGTTCATGGTGGTCTCAGCGCTACTCGGCCTATTCTTCCTGAATATCCTGGAGGCCACCATTCCCCAGTTTTTCCTGGTGATCGCCCTGATGAATGCTGCCGTGGCTATTTTTGTATTCACCAAGGTGCCCGAATTCGCCATGCGCCTACTTATTTGGATGCTCTCCCACACCATTTACCGGGTAAGGCACGTGGGGCTGGAGCAAATTCCCGCAGACGGCCCGGCACTCATCGTGTGCAACCATGTCAGTTATGTGGATGCACTCCTGCTGGCCGGAGCGGTACGACGCCCTATTCGCTTTATCATGTACAAGCCTATCTACGAGATACCGGTTCTGCACTTTATTTTCCGCACCGGGCGCGCCATCCCCATCTGCTCAAAGGCCAAGGACCCGGAGGGCTACGAAAAGGCCTTTCAGGATATTGAGCAAGGACTGAAAGATGGCGACCTGCTGTGTATTTTCCCCGAAGGACAACTGACAAAAGATGGGGAGATTCAACCGTTTAAAGCGGGTATTGAAAAGATACTGGAACGTACCCCGGTACCGGTAATTCCCATGGCACTACGTGGCTTGTGGGGCAGCTTCTTCAGCCACAAAGATGGCCATGCATTTTCCACCTGGCCACGACGTTTCTGGTCCAAAGTAAGTGTGGTAGCCGGCAACCCGATTGAGCCCCCGAAGCCAAAGCTGAGACCCTACACGATGAAGTCCTGGGGCTGCGTGGAAAGCAACGCTAGCCTCTTTTTCGGGGCTGGTGTACAAACCAGCCCCGCTTTTATGGTTGAGGCAATCGGGGAAATAGCCTGGCACAAATGGGCACTTTTTACACTTGCAAAAAGACAACTTTAA